In Geminocystis sp. NIES-3708, a single window of DNA contains:
- a CDS encoding metal-sensitive transcriptional regulator, with protein MTKTFSNHHHPHSQKHSHGHIHSEESQRKIINRLSRIEGHVRGIKTMINEDRDCPEVLIQIAAIRGALDRVARLILDEHLSECITRAAKEGSIEGEIEALKSALDRFLPS; from the coding sequence ATGACAAAAACGTTCTCTAATCATCATCATCCACATTCCCAAAAACATTCTCATGGTCATATTCATAGTGAAGAATCTCAGCGAAAAATAATTAATCGTTTATCTCGTATTGAAGGTCATGTTAGAGGAATTAAAACGATGATTAATGAAGATAGAGATTGTCCAGAAGTCTTAATTCAAATAGCCGCCATTCGTGGTGCTTTAGATAGAGTCGCTAGACTAATTTTAGATGAACATTTGAGTGAATGTATAACTCGTGCAGCCAAAGAAGGTAGTATTGAAGGAGAAATAGAAGCCTTAAAATCTGCCTTAGATCGTTTTTTACCATCTTAA
- a CDS encoding type I glyceraldehyde-3-phosphate dehydrogenase, giving the protein MVRVAINGFGRIGRNFLRCWLGRENSGLELVGINDTSDPKTNAHLLRYDSMLGKLDADIRADENSIIVNGKTIKCVSDRNPLNLPWADWGVDLIIEATGVFVTDEGASKHIQAGAKKVLITAPGKGANVGTYVVGVNHKEYAHDKYNVISNASCTTNCLAPIAKVLHENFGIIKGTMTTTHSYTGDQRLLDASHRDLRRARAAAVNIVPTSTGAAQAVALVLPELKGKLNGIALRVPTPNVSIVDLVVQVEKNTIAEQVNDVIREASEGELKGILGYNELPLVSSDYRGSDVSSIVDANLTMVMAGDMVKVVAWYDNEWGYSQRVVDLAEIVASNWK; this is encoded by the coding sequence GTGGTTAGAGTTGCTATTAATGGATTTGGGCGTATTGGACGTAACTTTTTGCGTTGTTGGTTAGGCCGTGAGAATAGTGGTTTAGAATTAGTAGGAATTAACGACACTTCCGATCCTAAAACGAATGCACATTTACTCAGATATGACTCCATGTTAGGTAAATTAGATGCTGATATTCGAGCCGACGAAAATTCAATTATTGTTAATGGTAAAACTATTAAATGTGTATCTGATCGTAATCCGCTTAACTTACCTTGGGCAGATTGGGGTGTAGATTTAATCATCGAAGCAACCGGGGTATTTGTTACTGATGAAGGCGCATCTAAACACATTCAAGCTGGTGCAAAAAAAGTTTTAATTACTGCTCCGGGTAAAGGTGCTAACGTCGGAACTTATGTTGTTGGTGTTAACCATAAAGAATATGCTCACGATAAATATAATGTTATTAGTAATGCTAGTTGTACCACTAATTGTTTAGCACCTATTGCTAAAGTACTTCATGAAAACTTTGGTATCATCAAAGGTACAATGACAACTACTCATAGTTACACTGGAGATCAACGTTTATTAGATGCTAGTCACCGTGATTTACGTCGTGCCCGTGCAGCCGCCGTAAATATTGTACCTACTAGCACTGGTGCGGCTCAAGCAGTTGCTTTAGTTTTACCAGAATTAAAAGGAAAATTAAATGGTATTGCATTAAGAGTACCTACTCCTAATGTTTCTATTGTTGATTTAGTTGTACAAGTTGAAAAAAATACCATCGCTGAACAAGTTAATGATGTTATCAGAGAAGCATCTGAAGGCGAATTAAAAGGGATTTTAGGTTATAACGAATTACCTTTAGTCTCTTCTGATTATCGTGGTAGTGATGTATCTTCTATCGTTGATGCGAACTTAACTATGGTGATGGCTGGAGATATGGTTAAAGTTGTAGCTTGGTATGATAACGAATGGGGTTATTCTCAACGAGTTGTTGATTTAGCTGAAATAGTTGCTTCTAACTGGAAATAA
- a CDS encoding TIGR00300 family protein, which produces MTQDIRILMCAPDHYDVDYVINPWMEGNIHKSSRERAVEQWQKLYHIIKEYAIVDLVKPEKGVPDMVFTANAGLVLGQNVVLSRFYHPERQGEEPFFKAWFEENGFNVYELPKDLPFEGAGDALFDREGRWLWAGYGFRSELDSHPYIARWLDTEVLSLRLIDNRFYHLDTCFCPLANGYLLYYPEAFDSYSNRLIEMRVPEEKRIVVEEPDAVNFACNTVNINNVVIMNKISHDLEQRIIDKGFKVVQTPLTEFLKAGGAAKCLTLRVTEPILEDVHANVTVTSRIIKMEGHLLDSGLMNRALDVVIKEGGSFKVLNFDLGVERQSPSTAEVRISAPSVDVMEDIVSILIDLGATSIPEKESDANLQTVVKAGVSPDDFYITNIYPTEVRINGYWEKVTNQRMDGAIVIQETEEGITATCKLLRDLEVGEKVVVGVDGIRTIRSPQSREQRNQPQEFSFMSGGVSSERRVELLVEQIAWEIRHIRDQGGKVAVVAGPVVIHTGGSEHLSRLIREGYVQCLLGGNAIAVHDMEQSIMGTSLGVDMRKGIPVRGGHRHHLNVINAVRRVGSITEAVNQGIVTKGIMYECVKNNVPFSLAGSIRDDGPLPDTQMDLIKAQEDYSRLLKGTDMIIMLSTMLHSIGVGNMTPAGVKMICVDINPAVVTKLSDRGSVESVGIVTDVGLFLSLLVQQLDKLTNRYELVNN; this is translated from the coding sequence ATGACCCAAGATATTCGCATTCTTATGTGCGCCCCTGATCACTATGATGTTGACTATGTGATCAATCCTTGGATGGAAGGTAATATACATAAATCTAGTCGAGAACGTGCTGTAGAACAATGGCAGAAACTTTATCATATCATCAAAGAATATGCAATTGTCGATTTGGTTAAACCTGAAAAAGGTGTGCCTGATATGGTTTTTACTGCTAATGCTGGTTTAGTATTAGGGCAAAATGTAGTATTAAGTCGATTTTATCATCCTGAAAGACAAGGAGAAGAACCATTTTTTAAAGCATGGTTTGAAGAAAACGGCTTTAATGTCTATGAATTGCCTAAAGATTTACCTTTTGAAGGGGCAGGAGACGCTTTATTTGACAGAGAAGGGCGTTGGTTATGGGCTGGCTATGGTTTCCGCTCAGAGTTAGATTCTCACCCATATATCGCTAGATGGTTGGATACGGAAGTTTTATCTTTGCGTCTTATTGATAACCGTTTTTATCATTTAGACACCTGTTTTTGTCCTTTAGCAAATGGTTACTTACTTTATTATCCTGAAGCCTTTGATAGTTATTCTAATCGTCTGATTGAAATGCGTGTACCAGAGGAAAAAAGAATTGTAGTGGAAGAACCTGATGCTGTAAACTTTGCCTGTAACACCGTTAATATTAATAATGTTGTAATCATGAACAAAATTAGTCATGATTTAGAGCAACGCATTATAGATAAAGGTTTTAAAGTGGTGCAAACACCTTTAACAGAATTCTTAAAAGCTGGTGGTGCGGCAAAATGTCTTACATTAAGAGTCACTGAACCTATTTTAGAAGATGTTCATGCTAATGTCACTGTAACCAGTCGTATCATCAAAATGGAAGGACATCTACTAGATAGCGGTTTAATGAATCGTGCTTTAGACGTGGTTATCAAAGAAGGTGGTAGTTTTAAAGTTCTTAACTTTGATTTAGGAGTTGAAAGACAAAGTCCTTCCACCGCAGAAGTTCGTATTTCTGCACCTTCTGTTGATGTGATGGAAGACATTGTTAGTATTTTAATTGATTTAGGAGCTACTTCAATACCAGAAAAGGAGTCTGATGCCAACCTTCAAACCGTTGTTAAAGCTGGAGTTTCTCCCGATGATTTTTATATCACCAATATTTATCCCACGGAGGTTAGAATAAATGGCTACTGGGAAAAAGTTACTAATCAACGGATGGATGGTGCGATCGTCATTCAAGAAACAGAAGAGGGTATCACTGCGACTTGTAAACTTTTGCGTGATTTAGAAGTAGGAGAAAAAGTGGTTGTAGGTGTAGATGGTATTCGTACAATCAGATCTCCTCAATCGAGAGAACAAAGAAACCAACCTCAAGAATTTAGCTTTATGAGTGGTGGTGTTTCTAGTGAACGTCGAGTAGAATTATTAGTTGAACAAATTGCATGGGAAATCCGCCATATCCGTGATCAAGGAGGTAAAGTTGCTGTGGTAGCTGGACCTGTAGTTATTCATACTGGTGGTTCAGAGCATCTTTCTCGTTTAATTCGTGAAGGTTATGTTCAATGTTTATTAGGAGGAAATGCGATCGCCGTTCATGATATGGAACAATCGATCATGGGAACTTCTTTGGGGGTGGATATGCGTAAAGGTATTCCCGTAAGAGGTGGTCATCGTCATCACCTTAATGTCATTAATGCAGTTCGTCGTGTAGGAAGTATCACCGAAGCCGTCAATCAAGGCATTGTTACCAAAGGTATTATGTATGAATGTGTGAAAAATAATGTGCCTTTTAGTCTTGCTGGTTCAATTCGTGATGATGGTCCCCTACCTGACACTCAAATGGATTTAATTAAAGCACAAGAAGATTATTCTCGTCTTTTGAAAGGTACTGATATGATTATCATGCTTTCCACTATGCTCCATTCTATTGGTGTTGGAAACATGACACCTGCTGGGGTAAAAATGATCTGTGTGGACATAAATCCTGCGGTAGTAACAAAATTAAGCGATCGTGGTTCGGTAGAATCTGTCGGAATTGTTACTGATGTTGGCTTATTTTTAAGTTTGTTGGTACAACAGCTAGATAAATTAACCAATCGCTATGAGTTAGTTAATAATTAG
- a CDS encoding DUF760 domain-containing protein, producing the protein MNYKENRRPKYFNQPEENNIFLDYLQSLTPETINQLSKPQSQEVFQVMERNIMGMLGTLPSEHFGVMVSTNRENLGKLLASAMMSGYFLRNAEQRMDFERALMAGDHNQDSEE; encoded by the coding sequence GTGAATTATAAAGAAAATCGTCGCCCTAAATATTTTAATCAACCAGAAGAAAACAATATTTTTCTAGATTATCTTCAATCTCTCACCCCAGAAACTATTAATCAACTATCTAAACCTCAATCTCAAGAGGTGTTTCAGGTTATGGAACGGAACATTATGGGAATGTTAGGTACTTTACCTTCAGAACATTTTGGCGTGATGGTTAGTACCAATAGAGAAAATTTAGGTAAATTATTAGCTTCGGCGATGATGAGTGGATATTTTCTCCGAAATGCCGAACAAAGAATGGATTTTGAAAGGGCTTTAATGGCTGGAGATCATAATCAGGATTCTGAGGAATAG
- a CDS encoding DUF1825 family protein produces MGFFDSEVVQQEAKQLFEDYQSLTQLGSEFGKFDREGKKIFIEKMEDMMDRYRIFMKRFELSEDFMAKMTIEQLKTQLNQFGTTPEQMFQQMHLTLERMKKEI; encoded by the coding sequence ATGGGATTTTTTGATTCAGAAGTAGTACAGCAAGAAGCCAAACAACTATTTGAGGATTACCAATCATTGACTCAACTAGGCAGTGAATTTGGAAAATTTGATCGAGAAGGGAAAAAAATCTTTATTGAAAAAATGGAAGATATGATGGATCGGTATCGTATTTTCATGAAAAGATTTGAATTATCAGAGGATTTTATGGCAAAAATGACCATAGAACAACTTAAAACTCAGTTAAATCAATTTGGCACAACTCCCGAACAAATGTTTCAACAAATGCACTTAACCTTAGAAAGAATGAAAAAAGAAATTTAA
- a CDS encoding SHOCT domain-containing protein — protein sequence MLSKSFTFLNQPKKRILSVILALIGTVTPCVGLHKFYLSQPLWGVVYLLLSWQSPIARIACAIDAVLYLTQDQNFFNFRFNPSSTLETENILKNPQHLTEIATALRELEKLRQEGLISEYEFEQKRRQLLA from the coding sequence ATGTTATCTAAATCTTTTACGTTTTTAAATCAACCAAAAAAAAGAATATTAAGCGTTATTCTGGCACTTATTGGCACAGTAACGCCATGTGTTGGATTACATAAATTTTACTTATCACAACCTCTATGGGGCGTTGTTTATCTTCTTTTGAGTTGGCAAAGTCCTATAGCTCGTATTGCTTGTGCTATAGATGCAGTATTATATTTAACTCAAGATCAAAATTTTTTTAATTTTCGTTTTAATCCTAGCTCAACACTAGAAACGGAAAATATACTCAAAAATCCCCAGCACTTAACAGAAATTGCGACAGCATTAAGGGAATTAGAAAAATTACGTCAAGAGGGTTTAATTTCGGAGTATGAATTTGAACAAAAACGCCGTCAACTATTAGCTTAA
- a CDS encoding MAPEG family protein yields MLLGASIITVSALLVYFVTIINVGRARVKYNVMPPAMSGEPNFERALRVQENMLEQLIFFLPLMWIFSYYVSELWGAILGGIWILGRVLYAWGYYQEAKKRALGFGISSFSSMSLLLGCLITLGMSVIKTINY; encoded by the coding sequence ATGTTATTAGGTGCAAGTATCATCACAGTTTCAGCTCTTTTAGTTTATTTTGTTACAATTATTAATGTTGGCAGAGCTAGAGTAAAATATAATGTAATGCCTCCAGCAATGTCGGGAGAACCTAATTTTGAAAGAGCATTAAGAGTACAAGAAAATATGCTAGAACAACTAATATTTTTCCTACCTTTAATGTGGATTTTTTCTTATTATGTAAGTGAATTATGGGGAGCAATTTTAGGGGGGATTTGGATTTTAGGAAGGGTTTTATATGCTTGGGGTTATTACCAAGAAGCAAAAAAAAGGGCTTTAGGTTTTGGCATTAGTTCTTTCAGTAGTATGAGTTTATTATTAGGTTGTTTAATTACTTTAGGAATGTCAGTTATTAAAACTATTAATTATTAA
- a CDS encoding c-type cytochrome: MSKFLFLLLNITVFFLFNLYLISPIKAENLNNNSIGKTIFLMNCAGCHPNGSNIIRRGKNLRLKTLQKNGYDSVDAITNIIANGKNNMSAFKDRLTENEINQVAQYVFQQAENNWQ, encoded by the coding sequence ATGAGCAAATTTTTATTTTTATTGTTAAATATCACTGTTTTTTTTCTATTCAATTTATATTTAATATCCCCTATAAAAGCAGAAAATCTTAATAATAATTCCATAGGGAAAACAATTTTTTTAATGAATTGTGCTGGATGTCATCCCAATGGTAGTAATATTATTAGAAGAGGTAAAAATTTGCGGTTAAAAACTTTGCAAAAGAATGGTTATGATTCTGTAGATGCGATCACAAATATAATTGCGAATGGTAAAAATAATATGTCAGCATTTAAAGATCGTCTCACAGAAAATGAAATTAATCAAGTAGCACAATATGTTTTTCAACAAGCAGAAAATAACTGGCAATAA
- a CDS encoding L-threonylcarbamoyladenylate synthase: MTKVYQKSLEVIPKILQSLELGEIVALHTDMFYIFLAHGFNDLAVTKIHELKKWNPRKPLTLLSHRRKVEEFAIISQDSEILINQFPYPISLIIPHKGNLSDEVTGGHKTIFLSCPDDFIYNLIDVSSFPIVCGTASLGGEYQAKTSKTTQEFFGNQVSVIIDGGKCKYGMRTTMIDCSLPLPTIMNFGLIAFDELRLLLPHIELPSHLRK; encoded by the coding sequence ATGACAAAAGTTTATCAAAAATCCCTAGAAGTAATTCCCAAAATTCTTCAAAGTTTAGAATTGGGAGAAATTGTTGCTTTGCACACTGATATGTTTTATATTTTTCTAGCCCATGGATTTAATGATTTAGCGGTGACTAAAATTCATGAATTAAAAAAATGGAATCCTCGAAAACCTTTAACTTTATTATCTCATCGCCGAAAGGTAGAAGAGTTTGCTATTATTAGTCAAGACTCAGAAATTTTAATTAATCAGTTTCCTTATCCTATTAGTTTAATTATTCCCCATAAAGGTAATCTTTCTGACGAAGTTACAGGGGGACATAAAACAATATTTCTGTCTTGTCCTGATGATTTTATCTATAATTTAATAGATGTGTCTTCTTTTCCTATCGTTTGTGGCACGGCGAGTTTGGGGGGAGAATATCAGGCTAAAACATCAAAAACAACCCAAGAATTTTTTGGCAATCAAGTTTCAGTAATTATTGATGGTGGAAAATGCAAATATGGCATGAGAACAACTATGATTGATTGTAGTTTACCTTTACCTACTATCATGAATTTTGGTCTTATTGCTTTTGATGAATTGCGTCTTTTATTACCTCATATTGAATTACCATCTCATTTACGAAAATAA
- the fmt gene encoding methionyl-tRNA formyltransferase has translation MRIVFFGTPEFAVTTLEKLLHESPHEVIAVVTQPDKKRGRGNKMIPSPVKELALKHHLPVWQPTRIKKDKETLESLHKSPADVFVVVAYGQILSKKILNMPKLGCINVHGSILPEYRGAAPIQWSIYDGKTETGVTTMLMDEGMDTGGMLLKAHTPIDLFSNVEDLSLNLASQGADLLLETLIKLEKNDIKPILQDESSATYARLIDKADYHINWNKSALQIHNQIRAFYPHCITIFRDQILKITQSLPLIEINSLNLPPNLMKLPALLKDINTVSGEIGEIVKTIKNFGFIVQTGSDLLLILEVQLAGKKQQSAWNFINGTHLQLGEKLSVC, from the coding sequence ATGCGTATTGTTTTTTTTGGTACACCCGAATTTGCTGTTACTACTTTAGAAAAACTACTCCATGAATCTCCCCATGAAGTGATAGCTGTTGTCACACAACCAGACAAAAAACGAGGTAGAGGAAATAAAATGATTCCTTCTCCCGTGAAAGAATTAGCATTAAAACATCACTTACCTGTATGGCAACCCACAAGAATCAAAAAAGATAAAGAAACATTAGAATCATTGCACAAAAGTCCTGCTGATGTATTTGTAGTCGTTGCCTATGGACAAATTTTATCTAAGAAAATCTTGAATATGCCTAAATTAGGTTGTATTAACGTTCATGGCTCAATTTTACCAGAATATCGAGGTGCTGCTCCCATTCAATGGAGTATTTATGACGGAAAAACTGAAACTGGTGTAACTACGATGTTAATGGATGAAGGTATGGATACAGGAGGTATGTTACTTAAAGCACATACTCCCATCGATTTATTTTCAAATGTTGAGGATTTGTCTCTAAATTTAGCCTCTCAAGGGGCAGATTTATTATTAGAAACTTTAATAAAACTAGAGAAAAATGATATAAAGCCTATCCTTCAAGATGAATCATCAGCAACTTATGCACGTTTAATTGATAAAGCTGACTATCATATTAATTGGAATAAATCTGCTTTACAAATTCACAATCAAATTAGGGCATTTTATCCTCATTGTATAACTATATTTAGAGATCAAATTTTAAAAATTACTCAAAGTTTACCGTTAATAGAAATAAATTCTTTAAATTTACCACCAAATTTAATGAAACTACCTGCTTTATTAAAAGATATAAATACTGTCTCAGGTGAAATAGGAGAAATAGTAAAAACCATTAAAAATTTTGGTTTTATTGTACAAACAGGTTCAGATTTATTATTAATATTAGAAGTACAATTAGCAGGAAAAAAACAACAATCTGCATGGAATTTTATTAATGGCACTCATTTACAATTAGGGGAAAAATTAAGTGTTTGCTAA
- a CDS encoding L-threonylcarbamoyladenylate synthase: MVSVSVLIEKAIAKQVVSFPTDTLPALAVKPNHSELIFELKQRSYEKPLILMTSSVEEIWQYVKGTSKELKIWQNVANKYLPGGLTMVLPASSLIPATMNPLNPNSIGVRVPNFPIAQEILKQTGALATTSANLSGEEALTNMSEIAQKFPSVYVLDDNNIQNQNSGLASTVIKWTGENWQTLRQGKIRIDN; the protein is encoded by the coding sequence ATGGTTTCTGTTTCTGTTTTAATTGAAAAAGCGATCGCAAAACAAGTAGTTAGTTTTCCTACCGACACATTACCAGCTCTAGCGGTAAAACCAAATCACAGTGAGTTAATTTTTGAGTTAAAGCAACGTAGTTATGAAAAACCATTAATTTTAATGACAAGTAGTGTAGAAGAAATATGGCAATATGTTAAAGGTACATCAAAAGAATTAAAAATTTGGCAAAATGTAGCTAATAAATATTTACCCGGTGGATTAACAATGGTTTTACCCGCTTCTTCTTTAATTCCAGCAACGATGAATCCTCTCAATCCTAATAGTATAGGGGTTCGTGTTCCTAATTTTCCGATCGCCCAAGAAATTCTTAAACAAACAGGTGCATTAGCTACCACTAGTGCTAATTTATCAGGAGAAGAAGCCTTAACCAATATGTCAGAAATTGCCCAAAAATTTCCCTCTGTTTATGTTTTGGATGATAATAACATTCAGAATCAAAATTCTGGTCTTGCCTCTACTGTTATAAAATGGACAGGAGAAAATTGGCAAACTTTACGACAAGGAAAAATAAGAATTGATAATTGA
- a CDS encoding glycosyltransferase family 2 protein, with protein MVKENQPELSLLIPCYNEAKNLDKLFSSLQSVLNSLNSDYEIVCINDGSKDDTLQLLIDYHYRDNRIKVINLSRNFGKEIAMSAGLDYTTGKAVIPIDADLQDPPELIIELRKKWQEGYDMVYAVRKSRQGESWLKQKTADCFYSFIGKISIIPIPANTGDYRLLDEKVVKALRQLPEKNRFMKGLFSWVGYRQTAIYFERLPRHGGKSSFNYWKLWNFALDGITSFSSIPLKVWSYFGLFISLISLFYGLFLVLKTIIFGIDLPGYASTIIAILFLGGIQLITLGIIGEYIARIYEEVKGRPLYLIRETYGFKDK; from the coding sequence ATTGTGAAAGAAAATCAACCAGAGTTATCATTATTAATACCTTGTTATAATGAGGCAAAGAATTTAGATAAACTTTTTTCTAGTTTACAATCAGTTTTAAATTCTCTCAATTCAGATTATGAAATCGTTTGCATTAATGATGGTAGTAAAGACGATACTCTTCAACTTCTCATCGACTATCATTATCGAGATAATCGCATAAAAGTTATTAACTTATCTCGTAACTTTGGTAAAGAAATCGCAATGAGTGCAGGACTAGATTATACCACAGGAAAAGCTGTTATTCCCATTGATGCTGACTTACAAGATCCCCCAGAATTAATTATTGAGTTGAGGAAGAAATGGCAAGAAGGTTATGACATGGTTTATGCCGTCAGAAAATCTCGTCAAGGGGAGTCATGGTTAAAACAAAAAACGGCTGATTGTTTTTATAGTTTTATCGGCAAAATTAGTATAATTCCTATTCCTGCCAACACAGGAGATTATCGTTTATTGGATGAAAAAGTAGTCAAGGCATTAAGACAATTACCAGAAAAAAATCGCTTTATGAAAGGTTTATTTTCATGGGTAGGTTATCGACAAACGGCTATCTATTTTGAAAGGTTGCCAAGACATGGAGGAAAAAGTAGTTTTAATTATTGGAAGTTGTGGAATTTTGCTTTAGATGGTATAACTTCTTTTAGTTCAATTCCTCTTAAAGTGTGGAGTTATTTTGGGTTATTTATTTCTTTAATTTCTTTATTTTATGGTTTATTTTTAGTACTTAAAACTATTATTTTTGGTATTGATTTGCCAGGATATGCTTCTACTATTATTGCTATTTTATTTTTAGGTGGTATTCAATTAATTACTTTAGGAATTATTGGTGAATATATTGCTAGAATTTATGAAGAAGTTAAAGGAAGACCATTATATCTTATTCGAGAAACCTATGGTTTTAAAGATAAATAA
- a CDS encoding DUF3326 domain-containing protein, which yields MKQKPYCGVLIIPTGIGASIGGYAGDALPVAKAMAQICDRLVTHPNVMNGASLYWQCQNIDYVEGYGLDKFAAGEWGLESVTQNKIGLILDKAIETELRYRHLQATDGVRTTLGINVNNYIITDAPLHVELRIAESGASWGTIGNPDSLLRAAQKLIDDGMNALAVVARFPDDTDSQALQDYRHGSGVDALAGAEAVISHLIVREFQIPCAHAPALSPLPLDINISPRSAAEELGHTFLPCVLVGLSKAPQFTLNKNYHSLWAKDIDTLVIPANACGGSAMLSFSSLNTQIIAVEDNQTLLNINPELLGIKVITVKSYLEALGVIVAHRAGVRYDALNLEVKYLRLNKV from the coding sequence ATGAAACAAAAACCCTATTGTGGTGTTTTAATTATTCCTACGGGTATTGGTGCATCCATTGGTGGTTATGCAGGAGATGCTTTACCTGTCGCAAAGGCAATGGCTCAAATTTGCGATCGCCTTGTAACTCATCCTAATGTTATGAATGGTGCAAGTTTATATTGGCAATGTCAAAATATAGACTATGTTGAAGGTTATGGATTAGACAAATTTGCAGCAGGAGAATGGGGATTAGAATCAGTCACTCAAAATAAAATTGGTTTAATTTTAGATAAAGCCATAGAAACAGAATTAAGATATAGACACTTACAAGCTACCGATGGAGTTAGAACAACTTTAGGTATTAATGTTAATAATTATATTATTACGGATGCTCCTTTACATGTAGAATTAAGAATAGCTGAAAGTGGAGCTAGTTGGGGTACAATAGGCAATCCTGATAGTTTATTACGGGCGGCACAAAAATTAATTGACGATGGAATGAATGCTTTAGCTGTAGTGGCTAGATTTCCTGACGATACTGACTCTCAAGCCTTACAGGATTATCGTCATGGTAGCGGTGTAGATGCCTTAGCGGGTGCTGAAGCCGTAATATCCCATCTTATAGTCAGAGAATTTCAGATACCTTGTGCTCATGCTCCAGCTTTATCTCCTTTACCTTTAGATATAAATATATCACCTCGCTCAGCCGCTGAGGAATTAGGACATACATTTTTACCATGTGTATTAGTGGGTTTAAGCAAAGCACCTCAATTTACTCTTAACAAAAATTATCATAGTCTTTGGGCAAAAGATATTGATACCCTTGTCATACCAGCGAATGCTTGTGGTGGTAGTGCAATGCTGAGTTTTAGTAGTTTAAATACTCAAATAATCGCTGTGGAAGATAACCAAACTTTATTAAATATAAACCCAGAATTATTAGGAATTAAAGTCATCACAGTAAAATCATATTTAGAAGCATTAGGGGTAATTGTTGCTCATCGTGCAGGAGTTCGTTATGATGCACTCAATTTAGAAGTAAAATATCTTCGTCTCAATAAAGTGTGA